Part of the Acidobacteriota bacterium genome, GGTGGCGATTCTGGTCGCCGGTCTCGCGGAGAGGTTCGTGACCGGGCGACTGGATGTCTGGCGGGATCGATTCTGTCGGTTGGGGGTCGCGCTACTCGCGGCGGTCCTGTTCGCCGCGGCTTTGCTCGTGCGCGGCAAGATCGACGACTATCCGGCGGTCGGCTCGGCCGGTACCGCGACCGCACTCTTGCTTGCGGGGTCGGCGGTCGTCATCCTCGCAACCCTGTTTGCCCACCGTCGCAGAAGAACACTAATCGTGCTGACGCCCCTCCTGGCAGTGATTGCGATCTACGTTCAGGTCACGGTTCAGGTCCTGCCACGTGTCGATGCCTATAAATCCAGTCAACCGTTCGCGACGCAGGTTCGCGAGCGGGTTTCAGACGACGATCCTCTGATGAGTTACCGCCCGTGGAAGTGGCGAGCCGGCTACATCTACTACATCGATCGAACCATCCCGAGACTCAACGACGCTGCGTCGCTCCGCGACTACATGGGGAGGTCGGAAGCGGTGTACCTGCTGGTCGAGCGAGATCAACTGCTTGAGGCCCTCGACACCGTCCCGGATGCACACGTTTGGTTGTCGGCAGAGGTCGGTAGCAACGCGGTCCATCTGCTGTCGAATCGTCCGCCACCACCCGACACGGAGTGATCAGGGGTTGTAGGCTCGCCAGAGCATCCAGAGACCCGCCGCGACGACAGCGATGGCCATCCAGTGTTCTCGATTGCGGAGCAGCCGCTCGGACGACCACGGCGCCCGATCCGCATCCACGTAGGCCGAGCGAGACGGGAAGAGTGCCGGCACGGCGGCGTGATACTTGTCGTAGGCTGCTCCGTGTTGCCGGCGAAGCCTTGCGGGCTCGACTCGCTCTTTCCGCGGCAGGTAGTAGTAGAAGAAGATGGCCCAGCCGACGACGAGGACGACCGCGTGAAGACCGTGAGGAAGCCGGCACATCACGCCGAGACCGGTGAAGATCAATAGCCGACCCAGGTACAGAGGGTTTCTGGTAAATCGGTAGGGACCGGACGTCACCAGATCGACGGTCTTGCGCAGATGCCCGGCCGCCCAGAGACGTAAGCCCTCGCCGACCGCCATCAGCAAAAAGCCAAGACTGACGTCGCCCGGAACCGGTCGAGCCACGATCAGCAAGACAACGAGCACGAGCAGGACCGTGATCCGACGCAGATGCCCGAGCGGGCGGTTGTAGGTCTTGCTGCTCATCAAGATCCCGATCGACCGCGCAGTCGTTGCCAACGCGATTTCCAGTTGCGAGAACGACGATACCGCGCGATGGCCTTCGGCGGGCAATCGGCGAAAGCGACGTCCGCAGGGATGCCCCAGTAGCGCTGTTTCATCCTTGCGAGTCCGACGAGGTCTTGATCGCGCATCCGACGAAATACCCGGCTTCGAAGAGGGTCGCCCGAGCGGGGACACCAGGCCGTTGCGAAATCGACGATCGTGACCCGACCGTTAGCGTCCAGCAGGACGTCGCGATGATGGAGGTCCCCCAGGGCGACACCGTGGGTGTGGATCGAGGAGAGCACACTCTCGAGTTCCGCGAGGCTGTCGCTCGTCGGAGGGGTCCGGAGATCCCGAAGCGGCGTCGCGTCCACCCACTGCGTCGCCAGGGCCAGCGCGTCGATTTTACCCAGAAACGGCGCAACTCCGGGGACTCCCTGGAGCCGCCGGTAGGCACGACTCTCCCGAGCGGTCAGCCAGCGACCGAGGGACTGTCGGACCCACCAGGCGCGTGGTCGGTAGTCTTTGACCGCGATTCGGCACTGCGCGTGACGGTAGACTACGATGTCGGCCTTGGAACCATTCCGCCCGACCAGTCGATCGAGCTCGGGGCCACGTCGGATGACGGCGATTTGTTCCGGGTTCAGTTTCACGGTGGATGATTTCGATTGGCTTGGAAAGGTCATGATGGAATGAAGAGCGCGACCTCAAGCACCGAATACGCCCCCACGATAACACCGTCACCGGGGCGTCACAATCGCGGCGAGATGCCGAGCGCGGAACAGGTGCGTAAAGGGACGTTGTTGACGCCGGGTCGGAGATTCAAGGCGGACGTCATGCGGGTCGATGTCGACGGCTTCCCGGTCGTCGTGAAGTCATTCGCAGGGAAAACCCTGTTGTCGCGAATCTCCGGCTGGATCCAGACCACACGGGAAAGCGCGGCGTATGCCCGTCTTGAGGGTGTGCCCGGCGTGCCACGTCTGATCGGGCGACCGGATGGGATCACGATCGTTCTGGAGTGGATCGAGGGTGAGCAGCTGGGCTATGCACCCGATCGCGAACAGCGAGGATGTGACGTCTTTCCGCGGTTGGTGGAGATCGTCCGCGCGATTAACGCTCGCGGCGTCGTCCATTCGGACTTGAGGTCCAGACACAACGTCCTGGTCACTACGAGCAACGAGGTCTTCGTCGTCGACTTCGCGGCGGCGATCCGGCTTCGCCCCGCAGGCCTGCTCCATCGGCTTCTATTTCGGAGACTGGCCAATTTCGATCGATCGGCGTTGCTGAAGTGGAAAGAGGTCTTGCGCGCCGGCCCGTACACGGATGAAGAGGAATCGTTCCTGAAGCGATTCCGAATCTTCCGTGGGCTGTGGTTCATCAATCGGAAACCACCGAAGCCCGAATGGCGAGACGAGTCATGATCGATCTCTCGATCGTCATCCCGGTTTTCAACGAGCGCGACAACATCGAACCGATCGTCATCGAGCTCCTTGACGTACTTCCCGGTTTTTCCTCCCGGTTCGAGATTCTCCTGGTCGACGACGGTAGTGACGACGGGTCGCGTGAGGTCATCGACCGGGTTGCGGCGGCGAATCACTCGGTTGTTCCGTTGCATCTGCGAGAGAACCGTGGGCAGACCGCTGCGTTCGACGCCGGCTTCCGTAAAGCGCGCGGCGAGTGGGTCGTCACCATGGACGGGGACATGCAGAACGATCCGCGGGACATCGGCCGGCTGTTGGACGCTGCCGGAGACGATCTGGACGCCGTCGTCGGATATCGTCGGTCCCGCGAAGACTCATGGCACCGTCGAGTGCTATCGAGGCTGGCCAACGGGATTCGGAACGTCGTTTCCGGAGACGACA contains:
- a CDS encoding isoprenylcysteine carboxylmethyltransferase family protein gives rise to the protein MSSKTYNRPLGHLRRITVLLVLVVLLIVARPVPGDVSLGFLLMAVGEGLRLWAAGHLRKTVDLVTSGPYRFTRNPLYLGRLLIFTGLGVMCRLPHGLHAVVLVVGWAIFFYYYLPRKERVEPARLRRQHGAAYDKYHAAVPALFPSRSAYVDADRAPWSSERLLRNREHWMAIAVVAAGLWMLWRAYNP
- a CDS encoding glycosyltransferase family 2 protein, whose protein sequence is MIDLSIVIPVFNERDNIEPIVIELLDVLPGFSSRFEILLVDDGSDDGSREVIDRVAAANHSVVPLHLRENRGQTAAFDAGFRKARGEWVVTMDGDMQNDPRDIGRLLDAAGDDLDAVVGYRRSREDSWHRRVLSRLANGIRNVVSGDDIIDTCCSLKAFRRKCLTVLKLHVGMHRFLPTLLRIEGFRVGQIPVNHRPRHSGQSKYGIWDRAWRSFIDLLAVRWMKSRRLDYEVVHREH